In a genomic window of Apteryx mantelli isolate bAptMan1 chromosome 2, bAptMan1.hap1, whole genome shotgun sequence:
- the ENKUR gene encoding enkurin isoform X4, translating into MGPAKVEVPSPKNFLQKHSKEPKLPERKKEQDSRKMPALSVPRKTDHPLMGIQSKKNFINANAVAAIMGLAKKPQPIYVDRRQGDKHLLETSGLVPKYVKKKDYGIIPKYVTQRNKEIKRAQKEHEAYVLESLRKRAMKRLSDEERSSLLQGLKKNWEEVHHEFQGLSVYIDTIPKKMHKEKLESQMKQLEHDIDVIEKHEVIYIANE; encoded by the exons ATGGGACCAGCAAAAGTTGAAGTTCCCTCTCCAAAAAACTTTCTGCAAAAACATTCAAAGGAACCCAAGCTACCAGAGA gaaaaaaagaacaggataGTAGGAAAATGCCTGCATTATCAGTGCCACGGAAGACAGATCACCCACTTATGGGAATTCAGAGTAAAAAGAATTTTATAAATGCAAATGCTGTTGCTGCTATCATGGGATTGGCTAAAAAGCCTCAACCTATTTATGTTGATAGAAGACAGGGAGACAAACACCTGCTTGAAACTTCGGGACTTGTtccaaaatatgttaaaaaaaag GATTATGGTATTATACCAAAATATGTAacacagagaaacaaagaaattaaGAGAGCTCAGAAAGAACATGAGGCCTATGTATTGGAGTCTCTCAGAAAAAGAGCCATGAAACGGTTGTCTGACGAAGAAAGGAGCAGTCTTCTGCAG GGTCTGAAAAAGAACTGGGAAGAGGTGCATCATGAGTTTCAGGGTCTTTCTGTATATATAGACACCATACCCAAGAAGATGCATAAAGAAAAACTGGAATCACAGATGAAACAACTGGAGCATGACATAGATGTCATCGAGAAGCACGAAGTTATCTACATTGCAAATGAGTAA
- the ENKUR gene encoding enkurin isoform X2, whose amino-acid sequence MAAPRAPESIYNLLPRLEERPVKPPRYVSTFRPSVKHEIEKSKAQWKTMGPAKVEVPSPKNFLQKHSKEPKLPERKKEQDSRKMPALSVPRKTDHPLMGIQSKKNFINANAVAAIMGLAKKPQPIYVDRRQGDKHLLETSGLVPKYVKKKDYGIIPKYVTQRNKEIKRAQKEHEAYVLESLRKRAMKRLSDEERSSLLQGLKKNWEEVHHEFQGLSVYIDTIPKKMHKEKLESQMKQLEHDIDVIEKHEVIYIANE is encoded by the exons AtggcggcgccgcgcgccccgGAGAGCATCTACAACCTCCTACCCCGCCTGGAGGAGAGGCCTGTCAAGCCGCCCAG gtaTGTATCAACTTTTAGACCATCTGTCAAACATGAAATAGAGAAAAGTAAAGCTCAGTGGAAAACAATGGGACCAGCAAAAGTTGAAGTTCCCTCTCCAAAAAACTTTCTGCAAAAACATTCAAAGGAACCCAAGCTACCAGAGA gaaaaaaagaacaggataGTAGGAAAATGCCTGCATTATCAGTGCCACGGAAGACAGATCACCCACTTATGGGAATTCAGAGTAAAAAGAATTTTATAAATGCAAATGCTGTTGCTGCTATCATGGGATTGGCTAAAAAGCCTCAACCTATTTATGTTGATAGAAGACAGGGAGACAAACACCTGCTTGAAACTTCGGGACTTGTtccaaaatatgttaaaaaaaag GATTATGGTATTATACCAAAATATGTAacacagagaaacaaagaaattaaGAGAGCTCAGAAAGAACATGAGGCCTATGTATTGGAGTCTCTCAGAAAAAGAGCCATGAAACGGTTGTCTGACGAAGAAAGGAGCAGTCTTCTGCAG GGTCTGAAAAAGAACTGGGAAGAGGTGCATCATGAGTTTCAGGGTCTTTCTGTATATATAGACACCATACCCAAGAAGATGCATAAAGAAAAACTGGAATCACAGATGAAACAACTGGAGCATGACATAGATGTCATCGAGAAGCACGAAGTTATCTACATTGCAAATGAGTAA
- the ENKUR gene encoding enkurin isoform X1 has protein sequence MSAPVCLRGWAPPERGPPRRSMAAPRAPESIYNLLPRLEERPVKPPRYVSTFRPSVKHEIEKSKAQWKTMGPAKVEVPSPKNFLQKHSKEPKLPERKKEQDSRKMPALSVPRKTDHPLMGIQSKKNFINANAVAAIMGLAKKPQPIYVDRRQGDKHLLETSGLVPKYVKKKDYGIIPKYVTQRNKEIKRAQKEHEAYVLESLRKRAMKRLSDEERSSLLQGLKKNWEEVHHEFQGLSVYIDTIPKKMHKEKLESQMKQLEHDIDVIEKHEVIYIANE, from the exons ATGTCGGCACCTGTCTGTCTCCGCGGCTGGGCACCGCCCGAGCGGG GGCCCCCCCGCCGGAGCAtggcggcgccgcgcgccccgGAGAGCATCTACAACCTCCTACCCCGCCTGGAGGAGAGGCCTGTCAAGCCGCCCAG gtaTGTATCAACTTTTAGACCATCTGTCAAACATGAAATAGAGAAAAGTAAAGCTCAGTGGAAAACAATGGGACCAGCAAAAGTTGAAGTTCCCTCTCCAAAAAACTTTCTGCAAAAACATTCAAAGGAACCCAAGCTACCAGAGA gaaaaaaagaacaggataGTAGGAAAATGCCTGCATTATCAGTGCCACGGAAGACAGATCACCCACTTATGGGAATTCAGAGTAAAAAGAATTTTATAAATGCAAATGCTGTTGCTGCTATCATGGGATTGGCTAAAAAGCCTCAACCTATTTATGTTGATAGAAGACAGGGAGACAAACACCTGCTTGAAACTTCGGGACTTGTtccaaaatatgttaaaaaaaag GATTATGGTATTATACCAAAATATGTAacacagagaaacaaagaaattaaGAGAGCTCAGAAAGAACATGAGGCCTATGTATTGGAGTCTCTCAGAAAAAGAGCCATGAAACGGTTGTCTGACGAAGAAAGGAGCAGTCTTCTGCAG GGTCTGAAAAAGAACTGGGAAGAGGTGCATCATGAGTTTCAGGGTCTTTCTGTATATATAGACACCATACCCAAGAAGATGCATAAAGAAAAACTGGAATCACAGATGAAACAACTGGAGCATGACATAGATGTCATCGAGAAGCACGAAGTTATCTACATTGCAAATGAGTAA
- the ENKUR gene encoding enkurin isoform X3 yields MSAPVCLRGWAPPERGPPRRSMAAPRAPESIYNLLPRLEERPVKPPRYVSTFRPSVKHEIEKSKAQWKTMGPAKVEVPSPKNFLQKHSKEPKLPERKKEQDSRKMPALSVPRKTDHPLMGIQSKKNFINANAVAAIMGLAKKPQPIYVDRRQGDKHLLETSGLVPKYVKKKDYGIIPKYVTQRNKEIKRAQKEHEAYVLESLRKRAMKRLSDEERSSLLQVHILI; encoded by the exons ATGTCGGCACCTGTCTGTCTCCGCGGCTGGGCACCGCCCGAGCGGG GGCCCCCCCGCCGGAGCAtggcggcgccgcgcgccccgGAGAGCATCTACAACCTCCTACCCCGCCTGGAGGAGAGGCCTGTCAAGCCGCCCAG gtaTGTATCAACTTTTAGACCATCTGTCAAACATGAAATAGAGAAAAGTAAAGCTCAGTGGAAAACAATGGGACCAGCAAAAGTTGAAGTTCCCTCTCCAAAAAACTTTCTGCAAAAACATTCAAAGGAACCCAAGCTACCAGAGA gaaaaaaagaacaggataGTAGGAAAATGCCTGCATTATCAGTGCCACGGAAGACAGATCACCCACTTATGGGAATTCAGAGTAAAAAGAATTTTATAAATGCAAATGCTGTTGCTGCTATCATGGGATTGGCTAAAAAGCCTCAACCTATTTATGTTGATAGAAGACAGGGAGACAAACACCTGCTTGAAACTTCGGGACTTGTtccaaaatatgttaaaaaaaag GATTATGGTATTATACCAAAATATGTAacacagagaaacaaagaaattaaGAGAGCTCAGAAAGAACATGAGGCCTATGTATTGGAGTCTCTCAGAAAAAGAGCCATGAAACGGTTGTCTGACGAAGAAAGGAGCAGTCTTCTGCAGGTCCATATTTTGATTTAG
- the THNSL1 gene encoding threonine synthase-like 1, translating into MFHLVQYRPLRLITQNTLSSMCLKLMFSRPVAFAQIWKSWFSSHSLIGNKNIILMGPPGAGKTTVGRIVGQKLDCPVIDVDDDVLETTWNMSVSEKLQDVGNEQFLEEEGKALLKISASGSVISLTGSNPMHAAGMQHVKKNGIVVYLDVPTAVIMRRLKLMKVDRIVGQDSGMSLKDILQFRKQFYKRWHDIRVLCGGEITAEAIAEKVLDAVKRYQNSKLETFISTRSIRSGNCKQKDSAKYFSDVVTEGLAPDGGLFVPESGFPKLTAGEWQSLIEATYVERAEVILEKCIHPADIPASTLGEIIGTAYGENFTCSKIAPVRHLTGNQFLLELFHGPTASFKDFALQMMPRIFAYCVPESCNYLVLVATSGDTGSAVLDGFSRLHDTDKQRIAVMSFFPEDGVSQIQKSQMIGCQKENAWSVGVKSDFDFCQTAIKQIFTNSDYTGFLTVEYGTALAAANSINWARLLPQIVYHASAYLDLVHQGIIAFGNPVDVCIPTGNFGNILAALYAKMMGIPIRKCICASNENNVLTDFIRTGIYDLRGRRLIPTLSPAVDILKSSNLERYLHLIADGDGQLVTQLYNQLENQGHFQLQKDLLEKLQQDLVAGWCSEEDCLAAIHSVYSTTGYILDTHTAVAKVVADRLQDRTCPIIISSTAHYSKFAPAILRALRIAEIKQNPLSQLHLLSSYSPLPPVHWGLLETLKKNENGDHQICAADMGMLMSHIEALIQNHFMKVF; encoded by the coding sequence ATGTTTCACCTTGTTCAGTATCGGCCTTTAAGACTAATAACCCAAAACACTCTTTCTAGCATGTGTTTAAAACTGATGTTTTCAAGACCCGTAGCTTTCGCACAGATATGGAAGTCATGGTTCTCAAGCCATTCTCTCATTGGAAACAAGAATATTATCCTAATGGGACCTCCGGGTGCTGGGAAAACAACAGTAGGGAGAATAGTAGGTCAGAAACTAGATTGCCCTGTCATAGATGTAGATGATGATGTCCTTGAAACAACCTGGAATATGAGTGTGTCAGAAAAACTGCAGGATGTTGGTAATGAGCAATTTttagaggaggaaggaaaagcccTGTTGAAGATTTCAGCATCTGGAAGTGTAATTTCCCTTACTGGGTCCAATCCAATGCATGCTGCTGGCATGCAGCATGTGAAGAAAAATGGAATAGTTGTATATCTGGATGTACCCACAGCAGTCATTATGCGCAGGCTGAAATTAATGAAAGTGGATCGCATTGTGGGCCAGGATTCTGGTATGTCTCTCAAGGACATACTTCAGTTTAGGAAGCAGTTTTACAAAAGGTGGCATGATATCCGTGTTCTTTGTGGAGGAGAGATTACAGCAGAAGCTATAGCAGAAAAGGTGCTTGATGCAGTTAAGAGATATCAAAACTCAAAATTGGAAACATTTATTTCAACTAGGTCTATTAGGTCTGGAAATTGTAAGCAAAAAGACTCTGCTAAATATTTCAGTGATGTTGTCACTGAGGGCTTAGCCCCTGATGGGGGACTCTTTGTTCCTGAGAGCGGATTTCCAAAATTAACTGCTGGAGAATGGCAAAGCCTGATAGAAGCAACCTATGTTGAAAGAGCTGAGGTAATACTGGAAAAGTGCATACATCCTGCTGATATACCTGCTTCTACACTGGGAGAAATTATTGGCACTGCTTATGGAGAAAACTTTACGTGTTCCAAAATTGCTCCAGTTAGGCATTTGACAGGCAATCAGTTTCTCCTTGAGTTGTTTCATGGACCAACAGCTTCATTTAAGGATTTTGCATTACAGATGATGCCACGTATATTTGCATACTGTGTTCCCGAAAGTTGCAATTACTTGGTTCTGGTAGCTACTTCTGGTGACACAGGGAGTGCTGTCTTAGATGGCTTCAGTCGTCTCCATGATACTGACAAACAGAGAATTGCTGTGATGAGTTTTTTTCCTGAGGATGGAGTAAGCCAAATCCAAAAATCACAGATGATTGGCTGTCAGAAAGAAAATGCCTGGTCAGTAGGTGTCAAATCTGATTTTGACTTTTGCCAGACAGCAATAAAACAAATCTTTACTAATTCTGATTATACTGGCTTTCTTACTGTAGAATATGGAACAGCTTTAGCTGCAGCAAACTCAATAAACTGGGCACGGCTGCTTCCTCAGATAGTTTATCATGCCTCTGCATACCTTGATCTTGTTCATCAAGGTATTATTGCTTTTGGAAACCCTGTAGATGTTTGCATTCCTACAGGAAACTTTGGCAACATATTAGCTGCATTGTATGCTAAAATGATGGGAATTCCTATTAGAAAATGTATTTGTGCTTCCAATGAAAACAATGTTTTGACTGACTTCATAAGAACAGGTATTTATGATTTGAGGGGAAGAAGATTAATTCCCACTTTATCACCAGCAGTAGATATTTTGAAGTCCTCCAATCTTGAACGATATTTGCACCTGATTGCTGATGGTGATGGACAACTGGTGACACAATTATATAATCAGTTGGAAAATCAGGGCCACTTCCAGCTACAGAAAGATCTACTTGAAAAGCTTCAACAGGACTTGGTGGCTGGGTGGTGCTCTGAGGAGGACTGTCTAGCTGCCATCCACTCTGTATACAGTACTACAGGGTATATTTTGGATACACACACAGCTGTTGCTAAAGTAGTTGCAGATCGATTACAAGACAGAACTTGCCCAATTATTATTTCATCTACAGCTCATTATTCTAAGTTCGCACCTGCTATCTTGAGGGCTTTGAGGAttgcagaaataaaacagaatccGTTAAGTCAGCTTCACTTGCTGAGTTCTTACAGCCCTCTGCCTCCAGTCCACTGGGGCCTATTAGAGACACTGAAAAAGAATGAGAATGGGGATCATCAGATCTGTGCTGCTGATATGGGTATGCTGATGTCCCACATAGAAGCCTTAATTCAAAATCATTTTATGAAAGTTTTCTGA